In one Hippocampus zosterae strain Florida chromosome 10, ASM2543408v3, whole genome shotgun sequence genomic region, the following are encoded:
- the samsn1a gene encoding SAM domain-containing protein SAMSN-1a isoform X3 — protein sequence MLQRATSNVSDKTKSNKPKRSTSFGKFESLRPNPSSAKDEENGTDVLPEESESLEPNKSAGIGKKMKAISLTMRRKMGKKHIKSLSEEMGDDAETETTPATEKSSTRASNSLESLYSGQSSSSGVTSESNGSGQRDSLKLEEDGSYRGQFCGRARVHADFVPSPYDTDSLKLKAGDIINIISKPPMGIWTGMLNNKVGNFKFIYVDVLVEKEEKQEERDDDDDHHHHHDDDDEAPKVRQQKLCKRPRPKTLLELLERLNLEEYASALLLNGYQTVEDLIHLQEKHLIELNVKDPEHRRKLLAASQCHYSEGDDARDVDESKSSGGPQEEDSDCPRDSGCFIPSECSDSKDDAEQLADAAAS from the exons CGTTCCACAAGCTTTGGGAAGTTTGAGAGTCTCAGACCTAATCCATCTTCAGCCAAAGATGAGGAGAATGGAACAGACGTG ctcCCTGAAGAAAGTGAGAGCTTGGAGCCAAACAAGTCAGCTGGAATCGGAAAGAAAATGAAGGCCATTTCACTGACCATGCGCagaaaaatgggcaaaaaacaTATCAAGTCATTGTCTGAAGAGATG GGCGACGATGCAGAGACAGAGACGACACCTGCAACTGAAAAAAGCTCCACAAGGGCCAGTAACTCTTTGGAGAGTCTTTACAGCGGCCAAAGTTCCTCAA GTGGTGTAACCAGTGAGTCCAATGGTTCCGGTCAGAGGGACAGTTTGAAGTTGGAGGAGGACGGTTCCTATCGGGGTCAATTCTGTGGCAGAGCCCGTGTCCACGCGGACTTTGTCCCCAGCCCGTATGACACAGACTCCCTCAAACTTAAG GCTGGTGACATTATCAACATTATCAGTAAGCCTCCAATGGGCATCTGGACGGGTATGCTCAACAACAAGGTGGGGAACTTTAAATTCATCTATGTGGACGTTTTGGTGGagaaggaggaaaaacaagaggagagagatgatgatgatgatcatcatcatcatcacgacgacgacgacgaagctCCCAAGGTACGACAACAGAAGCTATGCAAAAGACCTCGACCCAAAACGTTGCTGGAGCTGCTGGAGCGACTCAATCTAGAG GAGTACGCGTCTGCCCTGCTGCTCAATGGTTACCAGACGGTGGAGGACCTCATCCACCTGCAGGAGAAACACCTCATCGAGCTCAACGTCAAAGACCCCGAGCACAGACGCAAGCTGCTCGCTGCCTCCCAGTGTCACTACTCAGAAG GTGATGATGCGAGGGATGTGGATGAGAGCAAATCGTCTGGTGGTCCACAGGAAGAAGACAGCGACTGTCCAAGGGACTCAGGCTGCTTCATCCCGTCTGAGTGCTCCGACAGCAAGGATGACGCAGAGCAGCTCGCAGACGCCGCGGCTTCCTAA